Proteins from a genomic interval of Haloplasma contractile SSD-17B:
- the rph gene encoding ribonuclease PH yields MRHDERLNDQIRNVTFELDYTIHAEGSVLVSFGNTKVLCNASIDEKVPIWLRGGNKGWVAAEYSMLPRATATRNIREAARGKLSGRTMEIQRLIGRAFRSVIDLDKLGERTIVVDCDVIQADGGTRTASITGGFLALKIAVNKLLKDGKVKEDPIKEYLAAISVGINNDDVILDLDYVEDSKAQVDMNIVMTEGGNFVEIQGTGEEATFNENQLGTMLSYAKRGISQLILKQQHALGENDEGTSNSN; encoded by the coding sequence TACAATTCATGCCGAAGGGTCTGTACTTGTCTCTTTTGGTAATACAAAGGTTCTTTGCAATGCATCTATAGATGAAAAAGTTCCAATCTGGTTGCGTGGTGGAAATAAAGGTTGGGTAGCTGCGGAATATTCAATGTTACCAAGAGCAACTGCAACAAGAAATATTCGTGAAGCAGCAAGAGGAAAATTATCTGGGAGAACAATGGAAATTCAACGTTTAATTGGACGTGCTTTCCGTTCAGTAATCGACTTAGATAAGCTTGGTGAGCGAACAATTGTAGTTGATTGTGATGTTATACAAGCAGATGGTGGAACTCGTACAGCTTCTATTACAGGAGGATTTTTAGCATTAAAAATCGCTGTAAATAAATTATTAAAAGATGGAAAAGTAAAAGAAGATCCAATAAAAGAATATCTAGCAGCTATTTCAGTTGGAATTAATAATGATGATGTTATTTTAGACTTAGACTATGTTGAGGATTCAAAAGCACAGGTTGATATGAATATTGTAATGACTGAAGGTGGAAACTTTGTAGAAATACAAGGTACTGGTGAAGAAGCAACGTTTAATGAAAATCAACTTGGAACGATGTTATCGTATGCTAAAAGAGGAATCAGTCAACTAATACTCAAACAACAACATGCACTAGGAGAAAATGATGAAGGAACTAGTAATAGCAACTAA
- a CDS encoding metallophosphoesterase family protein, with product MKFLIVSDTHGMTEDFIRVFYAFKDQVDYFIHCGDVGFSTLECNELEQFITVEGNCDAGNYPVVETIQKAGSKHNILITHGHLLDVKWNLNRLYYKALEQDAKVVCFGHTHQPLYNRINDVVLINPGSLFANRGVRGKTFAILTLDNDHINVTHYNAETFTPYTL from the coding sequence ATGAAGTTCTTAATTGTAAGTGATACACATGGTATGACTGAAGACTTTATACGTGTCTTTTATGCGTTTAAAGACCAAGTCGATTATTTTATTCACTGTGGAGATGTAGGGTTTAGTACGCTAGAGTGCAACGAATTAGAGCAATTTATTACAGTTGAAGGAAACTGTGATGCAGGTAATTATCCAGTAGTTGAGACGATTCAAAAAGCGGGTAGTAAACATAATATACTAATCACACACGGTCACCTGTTAGATGTTAAATGGAATCTAAATCGCCTTTATTATAAAGCATTGGAGCAGGATGCAAAGGTTGTATGCTTTGGTCACACCCATCAGCCCTTGTATAATCGAATAAATGACGTTGTCTTGATTAATCCGGGTAGTTTATTCGCAAATCGTGGTGTACGAGGAAAGACATTTGCTATTTTAACGTTGGATAATGATCATATAAATGTAACCCATTATAATGCAGAAACGTTTACACCTTATACACTATAA
- a CDS encoding peroxiredoxin: MLQIGDYVDFNLPGTDGNDHKTEDYKGKVIVLYTYPRDNTPGCTVEAKRFRDLHEEIIKQNAIVIGINKNSMKSHHNFIDKHCLPFNLLVDKDLELLSVLGATKDETKVARKTYIISEKGDLENVFNTVKAKTHPNEVLEYLKNRS; this comes from the coding sequence ATGTTGCAAATTGGAGATTATGTTGATTTCAACCTACCCGGAACAGATGGAAACGATCATAAAACAGAAGATTATAAAGGAAAAGTCATTGTACTATATACGTATCCACGCGACAATACACCAGGGTGTACAGTAGAAGCTAAAAGATTTCGAGACTTACACGAGGAAATTATAAAACAGAATGCTATTGTGATCGGAATTAATAAGAATTCGATGAAATCTCATCATAATTTTATCGACAAACATTGCTTACCATTTAACCTGTTAGTAGATAAAGATTTAGAGTTACTGTCTGTGCTAGGTGCTACTAAAGACGAGACAAAGGTAGCGCGTAAAACATATATAATTAGTGAAAAAGGCGATTTAGAAAACGTTTTTAATACTGTGAAAGCGAAAACCCATCCGAATGAAGTACTCGAATATTTAAAAAATCGTTCTTAA
- a CDS encoding P-loop NTPase fold protein, giving the protein MNLQTFDTRCQNVEDTLDHNFKVTQIREYVRRNINISSHNVVALNGDAGSGKSSLLGTLFKVLDKEFFTLKFNVWKYENENTLSLSLLHYFLSRTESMFKHSSSDDLSKVLKLMGEYILTEKSDLTNLFKNYENELFYIDYNYNKISINIYKDHIKVIEFKENHVRKQETIDSRFKLREVFEYLFSLYLDLIIKRENNVIIIIDELDTYQASKILEFISNINHLFANNSKLFFIIGIDEESLIQTITKEFDNKHQAKLYLERLFSFTFNMPKGDSSKKIVRKFFGNNCELIADFFDVINFTNPRKVLKVIKRYYSLVEIKTNTTLSKDIRSLIPDVIMNENSFKETKHKQTWNTIIVLYFIILYDFYGQEYDDFKNYYGRFVEYVNFLNKNNRVQNKNNYSQLRIDHLHEKTLADIFAFEKKKSNNYGSTTYLSPTYNHFLASKTSSDYKPLALMYLFMPRLEKIIDIYNPKYTQKSSELNMNINPSDFIKISFDFEKNIQYRFTRFLLSNIGEDAIMKMDAEYHFTFLFDMIEKLC; this is encoded by the coding sequence ATGAATCTGCAAACTTTTGATACGAGATGTCAAAATGTAGAAGACACTTTGGACCATAACTTTAAGGTAACACAGATTAGGGAATATGTTCGGCGTAATATAAATATTTCAAGCCACAACGTAGTCGCTTTAAATGGTGATGCAGGAAGTGGAAAGAGTAGTCTTCTAGGAACTTTATTTAAAGTATTAGACAAAGAGTTTTTTACGTTAAAATTCAATGTATGGAAATATGAGAATGAAAACACATTATCACTATCTTTACTACATTACTTTTTAAGTCGCACGGAATCTATGTTCAAACATAGTTCAAGTGATGATCTTTCAAAAGTTCTTAAACTAATGGGGGAGTACATACTGACAGAAAAAAGTGATTTGACTAACTTATTTAAAAACTATGAGAATGAACTATTCTATATTGATTATAACTATAATAAAATATCTATAAATATCTATAAAGATCATATAAAAGTCATAGAGTTTAAAGAGAATCACGTAAGAAAACAAGAAACAATTGATAGCCGGTTTAAATTACGTGAAGTTTTTGAATATTTATTTTCTTTGTATTTAGATTTAATTATAAAGAGAGAAAACAACGTGATAATAATCATAGATGAATTAGACACCTATCAGGCCTCAAAGATATTAGAATTTATTAGTAATATAAATCATCTTTTTGCTAACAACTCCAAACTTTTTTTCATAATTGGAATTGATGAAGAATCTCTAATTCAAACAATTACTAAAGAATTTGATAATAAGCATCAGGCCAAACTGTATTTAGAACGTTTGTTTTCATTTACATTTAATATGCCTAAAGGGGATAGTTCAAAAAAAATTGTCAGGAAATTTTTTGGAAATAATTGTGAACTAATAGCTGATTTTTTTGATGTAATTAACTTTACTAATCCAAGAAAAGTATTAAAAGTAATCAAACGCTACTATTCTTTAGTCGAGATTAAAACAAATACAACATTATCTAAAGATATAAGAAGTCTCATACCTGATGTAATTATGAATGAAAACTCATTTAAAGAGACTAAGCATAAACAGACATGGAATACAATCATTGTGTTGTACTTTATCATATTGTATGATTTTTATGGTCAAGAGTATGATGACTTTAAGAACTATTATGGTAGATTTGTTGAGTATGTAAATTTTCTTAATAAAAATAATCGCGTTCAAAATAAGAATAACTATAGCCAACTTCGTATTGATCATTTACATGAAAAAACCTTAGCTGATATTTTTGCTTTTGAAAAAAAGAAATCGAATAACTATGGTTCTACAACCTACTTATCACCAACGTATAATCACTTTTTAGCATCTAAAACGTCTTCAGACTATAAGCCGTTAGCACTTATGTATTTATTCATGCCAAGACTTGAAAAAATTATTGATATCTATAATCCAAAGTATACACAAAAAAGTTCCGAATTAAATATGAATATAAATCCGTCTGACTTTATAAAGATTTCATTTGATTTTGAGAAAAATATTCAATATCGGTTTACAAGGTTTTTATTAAGTAATATAGGTGAAGACGCTATTATGAAAATGGATGCTGAATATCACTTTACATTTTTATTTGATATGATTGAAAAATTATGTTAG